The following proteins come from a genomic window of Bactrocera tryoni isolate S06 chromosome 1, CSIRO_BtryS06_freeze2, whole genome shotgun sequence:
- the LOC120772767 gene encoding uncharacterized protein LOC120772767 — protein sequence MCHKFSLIALIGIVVAFGLASAETNVKQCKDNTKPFPLMVNIEGCTQIPCDVYKGQTTVAQVHFVSTKDNIHKLTAKCYATALGITVPYELPDDVADVCQNLLYDAMCPLYATEDVVYDFQFYVDQYYPEIPATIELNLVDKDNEVITCFSASIRVRKGTATNNVNGLEAGEPILFKNNIKNTFHLI from the exons ATGTGTCACAAATTTAGTTTGATTGCTTTGATCGGAATAGTGGTGGCGTTTGGTCTAGCGAGCGCTGAAACCAATGTTAAGCAAT GTAAGGACAACACCAAACCCTTCCCATTAATGGTAAACATTGAAGGCTGTACACAAATACCCTGCGATGTTTATAAAGGTCAGACCACCGTGGCACAGGTGCATTTCGTAAGCA CCAAGGACAATATTCATAAGTTGACTGCGAAATGTTACGCCACAGCTTTGGGTATAACGGTGCCGTATGAGTTGCCTGACGATGTTGCCGACGTGTGTCAGAATCTACTTTATGACGCCATGTGCCCACTCTACGCCACAGAGGATGTTGTTTATGACTTCCAATTCTATGTGGATCAATATTATCCTGAAATTCCAGCCACAATTGAACTGAATCTAGTCGATAAAGATAATGAGGTAATCACCTGCTTTAGTGCGAGCATTCGTGTGCGTAAGGGAACTGCCACTAATAACGTTAATGGATTGGAAGCAGGCGAacctattttatttaaaaacaatataaagaATACCTTccatttaatttga